A genomic region of bacterium CG_4_10_14_0_2_um_filter_33_32 contains the following coding sequences:
- a CDS encoding endonuclease: protein MKKSYIYIMANKRNGTLYTGVTSDLIGRVYQHKNNLVEGFSKKYQTHILVYFEEHGNIEQAIIREKQIKKWRRNWKLRLIEKKNLAWEDLYEEITK, encoded by the coding sequence ATGAAAAAGTCTTACATTTATATAATGGCAAATAAAAGAAATGGGACTTTATATACCGGAGTAACTTCCGATTTAATAGGAAGAGTTTATCAACATAAAAATAATTTAGTTGAAGGGTTTTCCAAAAAGTATCAAACACATATATTGGTTTATTTTGAAGAACATGGGAATATTGAACAAGCTATTATAAGAGAAAAGCAAATTAAGAAGTGGAGAAGGAATTGGAAGTTAAGGCTTATTGAAAAGAAAAATCTAGCCTGGGAAGATTTATACGAAGAAATAACAAAGTAA